A single Oryctolagus cuniculus chromosome 16, mOryCun1.1, whole genome shotgun sequence DNA region contains:
- the ZNF804B gene encoding zinc finger protein 804B isoform X1 — protein sequence MACYLVISSRHLRNGHYRGIKGVFRGPLCKNGSPSPDFAEKKSTAKALEDVKANFYCELCDKQYHKHQEFDNHINSYDHAHKQRLKELKQREFARNVASKSWKDEKKQEKALKRLHQLAELRQQSECVSGSGPAYKAPRVAIEKQLQQGIFPVKNGRKVSCVKSSLLLKGKNVPRSISDKQRSTVPNRHQLQTDRRCLFGNRVPQTPSDLSSANHRTGVSFSFSKKVHLKLESSASVFSENTEETQDCIKPPIYKAKQTVQKCKCCRFANEDTTQLSKEEITNISPGHLERSFSRSSKILQDKRESIDKTLEDSTGIVPPFSTSNIHLSDGECSPSSREEETSNAWKNTPENHTDPPHPSDASSSPPSIYRHIDARIFDCLDEFSSLEPSDRKSVKHFNPKSRMENREKSLEETERISKNVQKLEREACPHDVTSKPLPFLHVQSKDGHTTLQWPTELLFFTKTKPCISYGCNPLYFDFKHSRNTKDGHDRDPEDFTAEVGKEALEMKTKGERQVSGFIKDRQKLIQEDNQSRKPKIMIANPGWENFQKEYNLGYNDSESGEGEHHFSAGNVELKNPEVPTPLDVSVRDCTGNYPSDDEVQEPPRTPWQSLGKVVLNDANESLSFPPYISRTKKHKLISCSSHSECEDRKPFTWNSSPLTTGGHSDHGQGVSVTLNSSHLSLNSSASGCGNQSYMRCSPTASLSGCASPAGASSDSVSDVRSACASHGPHGGGRGTLLCFCRRNHRSGERHTRKHRKRKGRCLSAEISTSACLQSETKRDASCKLWESFKKKKHAKHRCCHCKEKHRTGKMPPFSGPKSPRIIHCGLSSQVSCVADREELPNCQGPQQSRVGSYSRGEIHCLNRSRTWEPLANTHCCDLGKVKPRQCNSGNAHCLLRSYSIGPSETMEPNMTEGDRTPLTAKSLLERIQAKKCREQSAPLEVSPNSCMNESEAHSQISCAIQLLPSGCSRPALPLSEKTQCNSKRRNDKGSAVQRTTEKDKIKSLQPNNVTVLADNGCDHLSKGLIHLVAESQSLNGRKNPAMKGQSKPSISEAQPLSQSCDPLPNDFPGACPTNRYTGVGDATETKEDQINLDLQDVSLQMHHGEGAINSYHDRTMQKHDKVEDGLEVCHKSLSPPLSQQPITFSPEEIDKYKLLQLQAQQHMQKQLLSKHLRVLPAAAPTAFSPASAVPAVPVHQHASITTIHHTFLQHFAVSASLSSHNSHLPIAHLHPLSQPHFTPISFSTLTPTIIPAHPAFIASHPLHLVTAAPFHPSHITLQPLPPAAFIPTLFGPHLNPATTSIIHLNPVIQPMFQGQELCHHSCSSQMQQLNGMKEALNVSAHLN from the exons agactgaaagaattaaaacagCGGGAATTTGCTCGAAATGTCGCTTCCAAGTCCTGGAAAGAtgagaagaaacaggaaaaggcGCTGAAACGGCTTCATCAGCTGGCTGAGTTACGGCAGCAGTCAGAATG TGTTTCTGGAAGTGGACCAGCATACAAAGCCCCCAGGGTAGCCATAGAAAAGCAACTCCAGCAAGGAATTTTCCCAGTCAAGAATGGCAGGAAGGTGTCCTGTGTGAAGAGCAGTCTCCTTCTTAAAGGAAAGAATGTGCCCAGGAGCATTTCCGACAAACAGAGGTCTACCGTGCCTAACCGACAccagttacagacagacagacgatGTCTGTTTGGAAATCGGGTGCCACAGACACCTTCAGATCTCAGCAGCGCAAATCACAGGACAGGAgtatcattttccttttctaaaaaagtGCACCTAAAATTAGAATCTTCAGCATCAGTTTTCAGTGAGAACACAGAAGAAACCCAGGATTGTATCAAGCCACCCATCTATAAAGCAAAGCAAACTGTACAGAAATGCAAGTGCTGCAGGTTTGCAAATGAGGATACAACACAGCTCTCAAAGGAAGAAATCACAAACATCTCACCAGGCCATCTGGAAAGGAGCTTCTCTAGAAGCTCTAAAATTCTGCAGGACAAACGTGAGTCCATTGATAAGACTCTGGAAGATTCCACTGGCATTGTCCCTCCATTCTCTACATCTAACATTCATCTTTCAGATGGAGAATGTTCTCCTTCCAGCAGAGAAGAGGAAACCAGCAATGCATGGAAGAACACTCCAGAAAACCACACTGATCCTCCACACCCATCAGATGCTTCCTCCAGCCCACCCAGCATTTATAGGCACATTGATGCCAGGATATTTGACTGTTTGGATGAGTTTTCATCGCTGGAGCCAAGTGACCGAAAGAGTGTCAAGCATTTCAATCCCAAATCCAGAATGgagaacagagaaaaatctttggaGGAAACAGAAAGAATTAGTAAAAATGTTCAAAAACTTGAACGGGAGGCATGCCCCCATGATGTGACATCCAAACCACTGCCTTTTCTCCATGTACAAAGCAAGGATGGCCACACCACTCTCCAGTGGCCTACAGAACTTCTGTtcttcacaaaaacaaaaccctgtaTTTCTTATGGCTGCAACCccttatattttgattttaagcATTCTCGGAACACAAAGGATGGCCATGATCGTGATCCAGAGGACTTCACAGCAGAAGTGGGTAAGGAGGCCTTGGAAATGAAAACTAAAGGAGAGCGCCAAGTCTCAGGTTTCATCAAAGACCGACAAAAATTGATCCAAGAAGATAATCAGTCTCGGAAACCAAAGATAATGATAGCAAATCCTGGCTGGGAAAATTTCCAGAAAGAATATAATTTGGGCTACAATGATTCTGAGTCCGGAGAAGGTGAACATCATTTTAGTGCAGGTAATGTGGAACTGAAAAATCCTGAAGTGCCTACTCCCCTTGATGTGTCTGTGAGAGACTGCACAGGAAACTATCCTAGTGACGATGAAGTCCAGGAACCTCCGAGGACCCCTTGGCAGAGCCTGGGCAAGGTTGTTCTAAATGATGCAAATGAGAGCCTATCTTTTCCTCCCTACATCTCCAGGACAAAAAAGCATAAGCTGATTTCCTGTAGTTCTCATTCAGAGTGTGAGGACAGAAAGCCTTTCACCTGGAATTCAAGCCCTCTGACTACAGGGGGACACAGTGACCATGGGCAGGGCGTCAGTGTGACTCTGAACAGCAGCCACCTCAGTCTGAACAGCAGTGCTTCTGGATGTGGAAACCAAAGTTACATGAGATGCTCCCCCACGGCGTCGCTGAGCGGGTGTGCTAGCCCTGCAGGTGCATCCTCGGACAGTGTGTCCGACGTGAGAAGTGCTTGTGCAAGTCACGGGCCCCACGGCGGTGGCAGAGGTACCCTGCTCTGCTTTTGCAGAAGAAACCACAGATCAGGTGAAAGACACACACGGAAACACAGAAAGCGCAAGGGCCGTTGCTTGTCTGCTGAGATCTCTACGAGCGCCTGCCTCCAGTCTGAAACAAAGCGAGATGCAAGCTGCAAATTGTGGGAATCGTTTAAAAAGAAGAAGCACGCAAAACACAGGTGTTGTCACTGTAAAGAAAAACATAGAACTGGCAAAATGCCACCGTTTTCAGGGCCCAAATCCCCGAGGATCATCCACTGTGGTTTGAGCTCACAAGTTTCCTGTGTTGCAGACAGGGAAGAACTACCTAACTGCCAGGGACCTCAACAGAGCAGAGTGGGCTCTTACTCAAGAGGGGAGATCCACTGCTTAAATAGAAGCAGAACTTGGGAGCCTTTGGCCAACACTCACTGTTGTGATCTGGGAAAAGTCAAGCCCAGGCAGTGTAACTCTGGGAATGCCCACTGCCTTCTAAGGAGCTATTCCATTGGCCCTTCAGAAACTATGGAGCCAAACatgacagagggagacaggacCCCCCTGACAGCCAAGAGCCTCTTAGAGAGAATACAAGCCAAGAAGTGTCGGGAGCAGTCAGCTCCTTTGGAGGTCTCTCCTAACAGCTGTATGAATGAATCAGAGGCTCATTCACAAATCTCATGTGCAATTCAACTCCTACCATCAGGCTGTTCCAGACCAGCATTGCCTTTGTCAGAAAAAACACAATGCAACAGTAAAAGAAGAAATGATAAAGGCAGTGCAGTCCAAAGGACTACTGAAAAGGACAAAATCAAAAGTTTGCAGCCCAATAATGTCACTGTTCTAGCAGATAACGGTTGTGACCATCTTTCTAAAGGTCTAATTCACTTAGTAGCTGAGTCTCAGTCACTAAATGGGAGAAAGAACCCAGCAATGAAAGGCCAATCAAAACCCTCAATTAGTGAAGCCCAACCTTTGAGTCAAAGCTGTGACCCACTGCCCAATGATTTCCCTGGTGCTTGTCCAACCAATAGATATACTGGTGTTGGTGATGCAACAGAGACCAAAGAGGACCAAATAAATCTCGACTTACAGGACGTAAGCCTGCAGATGCATCATGGAGAGGGGGCTATAAACTCTTACCATGACAGAACTATGCAGAAGCATGACAAagtggaagatggattggaagtgtgtCATaaatctctctccccccctctaaGTCAACAGCCCATAACGTTTTCTCCcgaagaaatagataaatataagCTCCTCCAGCTGCAAGCCCAACAGCACATGCAGAAGCAGCTCTTGTCAAAGCATCTTCGAGTTCTGCCTGCCGCAGCGCCCACTGCCTTCTCCCCGGCCTCAGCTGTGCCAGCAGTTCCAGTTCACCAGCACgcctccatcaccaccatccaccaCACGTTCCTGCAGCACTTCGCTGTGTCTGCCTCCCTAAGTTCCCACAACAGTCACCTCCCTATCGCTCACCTGCATCCTCTGTCACAGCCACATTTCACTCCTATTTCGTTTTCAACTCTCACTCCCACCATTATCCCTGCACACCCCGCTTTCATAGCCAGTCATCCCCTACATTTAGTCACGGCTGCTCCCTTCCACCCATCTCACATAAcactgcagcccctgcccccggcGGCATTCATCCCAACCTTGTTTGGCCCCCACCTAAACCCAGCCACGACGTCTATTATCCACTTGAATCCTGTAATCCAGCCCATGTTCCAAGGTCAAGAACTTTGCCACCATTCCTGCTCCAGTCAGATGCAACAGTTAAATGGCATGAAGGAGGCCTTAAATGTTTCAGCACATTTGAACTAA
- the ZNF804B gene encoding zinc finger protein 804B isoform X2 yields the protein MRLKELKQREFARNVASKSWKDEKKQEKALKRLHQLAELRQQSECVSGSGPAYKAPRVAIEKQLQQGIFPVKNGRKVSCVKSSLLLKGKNVPRSISDKQRSTVPNRHQLQTDRRCLFGNRVPQTPSDLSSANHRTGVSFSFSKKVHLKLESSASVFSENTEETQDCIKPPIYKAKQTVQKCKCCRFANEDTTQLSKEEITNISPGHLERSFSRSSKILQDKRESIDKTLEDSTGIVPPFSTSNIHLSDGECSPSSREEETSNAWKNTPENHTDPPHPSDASSSPPSIYRHIDARIFDCLDEFSSLEPSDRKSVKHFNPKSRMENREKSLEETERISKNVQKLEREACPHDVTSKPLPFLHVQSKDGHTTLQWPTELLFFTKTKPCISYGCNPLYFDFKHSRNTKDGHDRDPEDFTAEVGKEALEMKTKGERQVSGFIKDRQKLIQEDNQSRKPKIMIANPGWENFQKEYNLGYNDSESGEGEHHFSAGNVELKNPEVPTPLDVSVRDCTGNYPSDDEVQEPPRTPWQSLGKVVLNDANESLSFPPYISRTKKHKLISCSSHSECEDRKPFTWNSSPLTTGGHSDHGQGVSVTLNSSHLSLNSSASGCGNQSYMRCSPTASLSGCASPAGASSDSVSDVRSACASHGPHGGGRGTLLCFCRRNHRSGERHTRKHRKRKGRCLSAEISTSACLQSETKRDASCKLWESFKKKKHAKHRCCHCKEKHRTGKMPPFSGPKSPRIIHCGLSSQVSCVADREELPNCQGPQQSRVGSYSRGEIHCLNRSRTWEPLANTHCCDLGKVKPRQCNSGNAHCLLRSYSIGPSETMEPNMTEGDRTPLTAKSLLERIQAKKCREQSAPLEVSPNSCMNESEAHSQISCAIQLLPSGCSRPALPLSEKTQCNSKRRNDKGSAVQRTTEKDKIKSLQPNNVTVLADNGCDHLSKGLIHLVAESQSLNGRKNPAMKGQSKPSISEAQPLSQSCDPLPNDFPGACPTNRYTGVGDATETKEDQINLDLQDVSLQMHHGEGAINSYHDRTMQKHDKVEDGLEVCHKSLSPPLSQQPITFSPEEIDKYKLLQLQAQQHMQKQLLSKHLRVLPAAAPTAFSPASAVPAVPVHQHASITTIHHTFLQHFAVSASLSSHNSHLPIAHLHPLSQPHFTPISFSTLTPTIIPAHPAFIASHPLHLVTAAPFHPSHITLQPLPPAAFIPTLFGPHLNPATTSIIHLNPVIQPMFQGQELCHHSCSSQMQQLNGMKEALNVSAHLN from the exons agactgaaagaattaaaacagCGGGAATTTGCTCGAAATGTCGCTTCCAAGTCCTGGAAAGAtgagaagaaacaggaaaaggcGCTGAAACGGCTTCATCAGCTGGCTGAGTTACGGCAGCAGTCAGAATG TGTTTCTGGAAGTGGACCAGCATACAAAGCCCCCAGGGTAGCCATAGAAAAGCAACTCCAGCAAGGAATTTTCCCAGTCAAGAATGGCAGGAAGGTGTCCTGTGTGAAGAGCAGTCTCCTTCTTAAAGGAAAGAATGTGCCCAGGAGCATTTCCGACAAACAGAGGTCTACCGTGCCTAACCGACAccagttacagacagacagacgatGTCTGTTTGGAAATCGGGTGCCACAGACACCTTCAGATCTCAGCAGCGCAAATCACAGGACAGGAgtatcattttccttttctaaaaaagtGCACCTAAAATTAGAATCTTCAGCATCAGTTTTCAGTGAGAACACAGAAGAAACCCAGGATTGTATCAAGCCACCCATCTATAAAGCAAAGCAAACTGTACAGAAATGCAAGTGCTGCAGGTTTGCAAATGAGGATACAACACAGCTCTCAAAGGAAGAAATCACAAACATCTCACCAGGCCATCTGGAAAGGAGCTTCTCTAGAAGCTCTAAAATTCTGCAGGACAAACGTGAGTCCATTGATAAGACTCTGGAAGATTCCACTGGCATTGTCCCTCCATTCTCTACATCTAACATTCATCTTTCAGATGGAGAATGTTCTCCTTCCAGCAGAGAAGAGGAAACCAGCAATGCATGGAAGAACACTCCAGAAAACCACACTGATCCTCCACACCCATCAGATGCTTCCTCCAGCCCACCCAGCATTTATAGGCACATTGATGCCAGGATATTTGACTGTTTGGATGAGTTTTCATCGCTGGAGCCAAGTGACCGAAAGAGTGTCAAGCATTTCAATCCCAAATCCAGAATGgagaacagagaaaaatctttggaGGAAACAGAAAGAATTAGTAAAAATGTTCAAAAACTTGAACGGGAGGCATGCCCCCATGATGTGACATCCAAACCACTGCCTTTTCTCCATGTACAAAGCAAGGATGGCCACACCACTCTCCAGTGGCCTACAGAACTTCTGTtcttcacaaaaacaaaaccctgtaTTTCTTATGGCTGCAACCccttatattttgattttaagcATTCTCGGAACACAAAGGATGGCCATGATCGTGATCCAGAGGACTTCACAGCAGAAGTGGGTAAGGAGGCCTTGGAAATGAAAACTAAAGGAGAGCGCCAAGTCTCAGGTTTCATCAAAGACCGACAAAAATTGATCCAAGAAGATAATCAGTCTCGGAAACCAAAGATAATGATAGCAAATCCTGGCTGGGAAAATTTCCAGAAAGAATATAATTTGGGCTACAATGATTCTGAGTCCGGAGAAGGTGAACATCATTTTAGTGCAGGTAATGTGGAACTGAAAAATCCTGAAGTGCCTACTCCCCTTGATGTGTCTGTGAGAGACTGCACAGGAAACTATCCTAGTGACGATGAAGTCCAGGAACCTCCGAGGACCCCTTGGCAGAGCCTGGGCAAGGTTGTTCTAAATGATGCAAATGAGAGCCTATCTTTTCCTCCCTACATCTCCAGGACAAAAAAGCATAAGCTGATTTCCTGTAGTTCTCATTCAGAGTGTGAGGACAGAAAGCCTTTCACCTGGAATTCAAGCCCTCTGACTACAGGGGGACACAGTGACCATGGGCAGGGCGTCAGTGTGACTCTGAACAGCAGCCACCTCAGTCTGAACAGCAGTGCTTCTGGATGTGGAAACCAAAGTTACATGAGATGCTCCCCCACGGCGTCGCTGAGCGGGTGTGCTAGCCCTGCAGGTGCATCCTCGGACAGTGTGTCCGACGTGAGAAGTGCTTGTGCAAGTCACGGGCCCCACGGCGGTGGCAGAGGTACCCTGCTCTGCTTTTGCAGAAGAAACCACAGATCAGGTGAAAGACACACACGGAAACACAGAAAGCGCAAGGGCCGTTGCTTGTCTGCTGAGATCTCTACGAGCGCCTGCCTCCAGTCTGAAACAAAGCGAGATGCAAGCTGCAAATTGTGGGAATCGTTTAAAAAGAAGAAGCACGCAAAACACAGGTGTTGTCACTGTAAAGAAAAACATAGAACTGGCAAAATGCCACCGTTTTCAGGGCCCAAATCCCCGAGGATCATCCACTGTGGTTTGAGCTCACAAGTTTCCTGTGTTGCAGACAGGGAAGAACTACCTAACTGCCAGGGACCTCAACAGAGCAGAGTGGGCTCTTACTCAAGAGGGGAGATCCACTGCTTAAATAGAAGCAGAACTTGGGAGCCTTTGGCCAACACTCACTGTTGTGATCTGGGAAAAGTCAAGCCCAGGCAGTGTAACTCTGGGAATGCCCACTGCCTTCTAAGGAGCTATTCCATTGGCCCTTCAGAAACTATGGAGCCAAACatgacagagggagacaggacCCCCCTGACAGCCAAGAGCCTCTTAGAGAGAATACAAGCCAAGAAGTGTCGGGAGCAGTCAGCTCCTTTGGAGGTCTCTCCTAACAGCTGTATGAATGAATCAGAGGCTCATTCACAAATCTCATGTGCAATTCAACTCCTACCATCAGGCTGTTCCAGACCAGCATTGCCTTTGTCAGAAAAAACACAATGCAACAGTAAAAGAAGAAATGATAAAGGCAGTGCAGTCCAAAGGACTACTGAAAAGGACAAAATCAAAAGTTTGCAGCCCAATAATGTCACTGTTCTAGCAGATAACGGTTGTGACCATCTTTCTAAAGGTCTAATTCACTTAGTAGCTGAGTCTCAGTCACTAAATGGGAGAAAGAACCCAGCAATGAAAGGCCAATCAAAACCCTCAATTAGTGAAGCCCAACCTTTGAGTCAAAGCTGTGACCCACTGCCCAATGATTTCCCTGGTGCTTGTCCAACCAATAGATATACTGGTGTTGGTGATGCAACAGAGACCAAAGAGGACCAAATAAATCTCGACTTACAGGACGTAAGCCTGCAGATGCATCATGGAGAGGGGGCTATAAACTCTTACCATGACAGAACTATGCAGAAGCATGACAAagtggaagatggattggaagtgtgtCATaaatctctctccccccctctaaGTCAACAGCCCATAACGTTTTCTCCcgaagaaatagataaatataagCTCCTCCAGCTGCAAGCCCAACAGCACATGCAGAAGCAGCTCTTGTCAAAGCATCTTCGAGTTCTGCCTGCCGCAGCGCCCACTGCCTTCTCCCCGGCCTCAGCTGTGCCAGCAGTTCCAGTTCACCAGCACgcctccatcaccaccatccaccaCACGTTCCTGCAGCACTTCGCTGTGTCTGCCTCCCTAAGTTCCCACAACAGTCACCTCCCTATCGCTCACCTGCATCCTCTGTCACAGCCACATTTCACTCCTATTTCGTTTTCAACTCTCACTCCCACCATTATCCCTGCACACCCCGCTTTCATAGCCAGTCATCCCCTACATTTAGTCACGGCTGCTCCCTTCCACCCATCTCACATAAcactgcagcccctgcccccggcGGCATTCATCCCAACCTTGTTTGGCCCCCACCTAAACCCAGCCACGACGTCTATTATCCACTTGAATCCTGTAATCCAGCCCATGTTCCAAGGTCAAGAACTTTGCCACCATTCCTGCTCCAGTCAGATGCAACAGTTAAATGGCATGAAGGAGGCCTTAAATGTTTCAGCACATTTGAACTAA